One genomic window of Evansella cellulosilytica DSM 2522 includes the following:
- a CDS encoding STAS domain-containing protein, which produces MRIPILKLHDYLLISVQVELDDKTALQFQEDVLGKIHEVGSRGVVIDLTSVEMIDSFIAKVLGDVVDMSNLMGAKVVLTGIQPAVAMTLIDMGIMLEDVPTALDLEQGLERLQLELEG; this is translated from the coding sequence GTGCGTATCCCAATTTTAAAACTGCATGACTATTTACTCATTTCAGTTCAAGTAGAATTGGATGATAAAACAGCACTGCAGTTTCAGGAGGACGTATTAGGGAAAATTCATGAAGTAGGCTCACGTGGCGTAGTAATAGATCTTACTTCAGTAGAAATGATAGATTCATTTATTGCTAAAGTTTTAGGCGATGTTGTGGACATGTCTAATTTGATGGGGGCGAAAGTGGTATTAACAGGGATCCAACCGGCAGTTGCTATGACTTTAATAGATATGGGGATCATGTTAGAGGATGTACCTACTGCTTTGGACCTTGAACAAGGGTTGGAGAGACTCCAACTTGAATTGGAGGGGTGA
- a CDS encoding CopG family ribbon-helix-helix protein, translated as MSEESTKKIMVSLPQELVNELDGLLEGNVNRSELIHKATKMYLKEHKKQIIRETMQQGYMEMAKINLNIATEAFLAEEEAEHTLDRLVSGV; from the coding sequence GTGTCTGAAGAGAGCACAAAAAAAATAATGGTGAGCTTACCACAAGAGCTCGTTAATGAATTAGATGGTTTATTAGAGGGTAATGTTAACCGTAGCGAATTAATACACAAAGCTACGAAAATGTATCTAAAGGAACATAAAAAACAAATAATTCGTGAAACGATGCAACAAGGCTATATGGAAATGGCAAAAATTAATTTAAACATCGCGACAGAAGCCTTTCTTGCTGAGGAGGAAGCCGAGCACACGTTGGATCGCTTAGTAAGTGGGGTGTAA
- a CDS encoding anti-sigma factor antagonist, producing the protein MNLQVDVKDKGQAKTVHLNGEVDVYTADSLKKVLLPLAEKNNETIVVDLSNVNYIDSTGLGIFIGALKATNKSGSQFKITGVNARIKRLFSITGLDEVIDIDADQREGV; encoded by the coding sequence ATGAATTTACAAGTTGATGTGAAGGATAAGGGACAAGCTAAAACTGTACATTTAAACGGAGAAGTTGATGTATATACAGCGGACAGTTTAAAAAAGGTTTTATTACCTTTAGCTGAAAAAAACAATGAAACGATCGTCGTCGATTTATCAAATGTAAATTATATTGATAGCACCGGGTTAGGAATTTTTATCGGTGCTTTAAAAGCAACAAATAAATCGGGGAGTCAGTTTAAAATAACAGGTGTGAATGCTCGAATTAAGCGTTTATTTAGTATTACGGGGTTAGATGAAGTGATCGATATTGACGCTGACCAAAGGGAAGGTGTGTGA
- a CDS encoding type II toxin-antitoxin system PemK/MazF family toxin: protein MIVKRGDVYFADLSPVVGSEQGGIRPVLIIQNDIGNRFSPTVIVAAITAQIQKAKLPTHVEINAKKYGFDRDSVILLEQVRTIDKQRLTDKITHLDDDMMVKVNDALRISLGLIDF from the coding sequence TTGATTGTAAAACGTGGGGACGTTTATTTTGCAGACCTTTCACCCGTGGTTGGATCTGAGCAAGGTGGGATTCGACCAGTATTGATTATCCAAAATGATATTGGAAATCGTTTTAGCCCAACGGTCATTGTCGCAGCAATTACAGCACAGATTCAAAAAGCTAAATTGCCGACACACGTTGAAATCAATGCGAAAAAATACGGGTTTGATAGAGACTCCGTTATTTTATTAGAACAGGTTCGCACGATTGATAAGCAACGATTAACTGACAAAATCACTCATCTAGACGATGACATGATGGTAAAAGTGAATGATGCCTTACGTATAAGTTTAGGTTTGATTGACTTTTAG
- a CDS encoding RsbT co-antagonist protein RsbRA — protein MDANIRDIIFQYKDAIIDQWLVEIRKFRKEDSLQNITDTMYENTNREFADKLLSTVQNDNGEEEVLILFSERLIQLGWPLNYITRGLQEFRKITVTTLSKQEADYYKSMEFFQEIEDWIDSIVNILVNEYSGSWENTVFLQKMALKELSAPLIPVVDKISVMPLIGTIDTERAKYIMENLLQGVIEHRSEVVLIDITGVPVVDTMVAHHIIQASEAVRLVGATCILVGIRPEIAQTIVNLGIDLSKFPTKSTLRKGIEAALEMTSRQIVEIETE, from the coding sequence ATGGATGCAAACATACGAGACATTATTTTTCAGTACAAGGATGCAATCATTGACCAATGGTTAGTCGAAATTAGAAAGTTTAGAAAAGAAGATTCACTACAAAACATTACTGACACGATGTATGAAAATACGAACCGTGAGTTCGCAGACAAGCTCCTCTCAACTGTCCAAAATGACAATGGTGAAGAGGAAGTACTCATTTTATTTTCAGAAAGATTAATTCAACTAGGTTGGCCGCTGAATTATATTACGAGAGGCTTACAGGAATTTAGGAAAATCACAGTTACAACGCTATCGAAGCAAGAAGCAGACTATTATAAGAGCATGGAGTTTTTTCAAGAAATTGAAGATTGGATTGATAGTATTGTCAATATACTCGTTAATGAGTATTCAGGCTCATGGGAAAACACCGTTTTTTTACAGAAGATGGCTTTAAAAGAATTGTCTGCACCGTTAATACCTGTTGTTGACAAAATAAGTGTGATGCCTTTAATTGGAACAATTGATACAGAAAGAGCAAAATATATTATGGAAAATTTATTGCAAGGAGTAATTGAGCATAGGTCGGAAGTCGTCTTGATCGACATTACTGGTGTTCCTGTCGTAGATACGATGGTCGCTCATCATATTATTCAAGCATCAGAAGCAGTTCGTCTTGTTGGTGCTACTTGTATCCTCGTTGGAATAAGACCTGAAATTGCCCAAACGATTGTAAATTTAGGGATTGATTTAAGTAAGTTCCCGACAAAGAGTACGTTAAGAAAGGGAATTGAAGCGGCTCTTGAAATGACGAGTCGACAAATTGTTGAGATTGAAACAGAGTAG
- a CDS encoding anti-sigma regulatory factor, with translation MQVQTHVDIQSEWGIVAARQAGRKLAREIGFGSVDQARITTAISELARNIYLYAKKGQIHIEEVIASNNRKGIKVIAVDKGPGIKDIRKVMEDGYTTSGGLGAGLPGVKRLMDEFSIDSEINNGTKITAIKWLR, from the coding sequence ATGCAAGTCCAAACCCATGTGGATATACAAAGCGAGTGGGGAATAGTTGCTGCTAGACAGGCGGGGAGAAAACTCGCACGAGAGATCGGGTTTGGTTCCGTCGATCAAGCGAGAATCACAACAGCGATTTCAGAGCTAGCAAGGAACATATATCTATATGCAAAAAAAGGGCAGATTCACATCGAAGAAGTGATAGCTTCCAATAATAGAAAAGGAATAAAAGTTATTGCGGTTGATAAAGGACCGGGAATCAAAGATATAAGAAAAGTGATGGAGGATGGTTACACCACCTCTGGCGGCCTTGGTGCGGGACTTCCGGGAGTAAAACGTTTAATGGATGAATTCTCAATAGATTCGGAGATTAACAATGGGACAAAGATAACAGCGATCAAGTGGCTTCGATAG
- a CDS encoding SpoIIE family protein phosphatase: MIQHHKLNGVEISTYTKAKKGNWCSGDSFYTNETEDYIICAIADGLGSGEDARESSSAAINLITEYHRLELDDLMAMCNNVLWNKRGAVVAILKIYKHDRSIVYCNVGNIGCHFYTPSGKLTRPIPSRGYLSGKKQKFRIQRMNFEQGMSFVLYSDGLLFTPFFHSYFSNLDSPKGAIEQVLQTMENSDDDTTIVIGKIID, from the coding sequence ATGATACAGCATCACAAACTTAATGGAGTGGAAATCAGCACATATACTAAGGCGAAAAAAGGTAATTGGTGTTCAGGAGACTCCTTTTATACTAATGAAACGGAAGACTATATCATATGTGCAATTGCAGATGGATTAGGAAGCGGTGAAGATGCGAGAGAATCGTCTTCGGCTGCAATAAACTTAATTACAGAATACCACCGGTTAGAATTAGATGATTTAATGGCAATGTGTAACAACGTCCTCTGGAATAAAAGAGGTGCTGTTGTTGCAATTTTAAAAATATATAAGCATGATCGCTCAATCGTATATTGTAATGTAGGGAATATAGGATGCCACTTTTATACACCATCAGGTAAATTAACTAGACCGATTCCTTCAAGAGGCTATTTATCTGGTAAAAAGCAAAAATTTAGGATACAGCGAATGAATTTCGAACAGGGAATGTCTTTTGTGCTTTATTCAGATGGATTATTATTCACACCTTTTTTTCATAGCTATTTTAGCAATTTGGACTCTCCAAAAGGTGCCATAGAACAAGTGTTACAAACAATGGAAAATTCAGATGATGATACGACTATTGTAATAGGAAAAATAATCGATTAA
- the sigB gene encoding RNA polymerase sigma factor SigB, protein MKTESQQKSRNNKEQVLQWIAEYQSTGNKEIQTKLVLEFESLVHALARKFSRGQRHDEDLIQVGMIGLLAAIRRFDPTIGKSFESFAVPTIIGEIKRFIRDKTWSVHVPRRIKEMGPKVKNAVDTLTTQLQRSPKVEEIAAHIDASEEEVLETMEMGKSYQALSVDRSIEADDEGSAVTLLDLVGSTEGGYEKTDQQMLLEKAFTVLSDREKQILHLTYFENLSQKDTGEKLGISQMHVSRLQRRALQKLRESLKVEATECL, encoded by the coding sequence ATGAAGACAGAATCTCAACAGAAGTCCCGAAACAATAAAGAACAAGTACTACAATGGATTGCTGAGTATCAAAGTACAGGAAATAAAGAAATCCAAACAAAGCTTGTTCTCGAATTCGAGAGTCTTGTTCATGCCCTTGCAAGAAAGTTTTCAAGGGGGCAGCGGCATGACGAAGACTTAATCCAAGTTGGGATGATTGGTTTACTCGCGGCTATCCGCCGTTTTGACCCAACAATCGGGAAGAGCTTTGAGTCTTTTGCTGTTCCAACGATCATCGGTGAAATTAAACGCTTTATTAGAGATAAAACATGGAGTGTACACGTTCCTAGGCGAATTAAAGAAATGGGACCGAAAGTGAAAAATGCGGTAGATACACTTACAACACAGTTACAACGCTCACCAAAGGTGGAGGAGATTGCAGCTCATATTGATGCCTCTGAAGAAGAAGTGCTTGAAACAATGGAAATGGGTAAAAGCTACCAAGCACTTTCAGTAGATCGTTCCATTGAAGCAGACGATGAAGGTAGTGCAGTAACTTTGTTAGATTTAGTCGGTTCCACTGAGGGTGGTTATGAGAAAACGGATCAGCAGATGCTGTTAGAGAAAGCTTTCACAGTGTTGTCGGATAGAGAAAAACAAATCTTGCATTTAACCTATTTTGAAAACCTAAGTCAGAAGGATACCGGTGAAAAACTCGGGATATCACAAATGCATGTTTCGAGGTTACAAAGAAGAGCATTACAAAAGCTTAGGGAATCGCTAAAGGTTGAGGCGACGGAGTGTCTTTAA
- the rsbW gene encoding anti-sigma B factor RsbW: MTEAADKIQMKIPAKPEYVGVVRLTVSGIANRIGCSYDDIEDIKIAVAEACTNVVEHAYKDTASDPTILFSCSIFEDRLELAITDRGGEVDVSKFQNGKGPVNADQPVGDLKEGGLGLFLIETLMDKVEISSTSGVTIVMTKFLQRDEVELNEDRISTEVPKQ, translated from the coding sequence ATGACTGAAGCAGCTGATAAGATTCAAATGAAAATACCAGCCAAACCTGAATATGTTGGTGTTGTAAGGTTAACTGTTTCAGGTATAGCAAATAGAATAGGCTGTAGCTATGATGATATTGAAGATATAAAAATCGCTGTTGCCGAGGCTTGTACAAATGTGGTAGAACACGCATATAAAGATACGGCGAGCGATCCAACCATACTTTTCTCATGTAGTATTTTTGAAGATAGACTTGAACTAGCAATTACAGACCGTGGTGGTGAAGTAGATGTCAGTAAGTTCCAAAATGGAAAAGGCCCTGTAAATGCTGACCAGCCTGTTGGTGATTTGAAGGAAGGGGGTCTCGGTCTTTTTCTCATTGAGACATTAATGGATAAGGTTGAAATTTCTAGCACCTCAGGCGTTACAATTGTGATGACAAAGTTTCTTCAAAGAGACGAGGTGGAACTAAATGAAGACAGAATCTCAACAGAAGTCCCGAAACAATAA
- the alr gene encoding alanine racemase, with amino-acid sequence MNSTNHFYRNTWVEVDLNAIRENVKNLKNHLPSHVHIMAAVKANGYGHSSVPVAEAALQAGATYLGVALLDEAIELRENGIKAPILVLGYVSPKYVNVAAEYDIRLTVFQSEWVEEAAKVLEADNKGKIACHVKIDTGMGRLGIRTKEEGNALIVKLKKYSLFTIEGLFTHYATADELDTSYLELQQQRFKDMISWFEATWGAEVPMKHCGNSATALRFSSEYYNLVRYGISMYGLSPSEEIKELLPFPLKQAFSLYSEITHIKKAEKGDGISYGATYKSPGEEWIGTIPIGYADGWIRANATGEVLVNGERVPIVGRICMDQMMVALKQPVQIGTKVTIIGKQGNSFITIDEVANRLNTINYEIPCTIGSRVPRIMVDKK; translated from the coding sequence ATGAATTCTACAAATCATTTTTACCGAAATACATGGGTGGAAGTAGATTTAAATGCGATTAGAGAAAATGTAAAAAACTTAAAAAATCACCTTCCTAGTCATGTCCATATTATGGCGGCAGTAAAGGCGAATGGTTATGGACACAGTAGTGTTCCTGTTGCGGAAGCTGCATTACAAGCTGGTGCGACGTATTTAGGTGTTGCTTTATTAGATGAAGCGATCGAACTAAGAGAAAATGGGATTAAAGCGCCGATTTTAGTACTTGGCTATGTTAGTCCAAAGTATGTAAATGTAGCGGCTGAATATGATATACGCTTAACTGTTTTTCAAAGTGAGTGGGTGGAAGAAGCAGCAAAAGTGCTCGAAGCTGACAACAAGGGAAAAATAGCATGTCATGTAAAAATAGATACAGGAATGGGACGATTAGGTATAAGAACGAAAGAGGAAGGAAATGCTTTAATTGTTAAGTTAAAAAAATATTCCTTATTTACAATAGAAGGCCTATTTACTCATTATGCTACTGCAGATGAATTAGACACCTCTTATTTAGAACTTCAACAGCAGCGGTTTAAAGATATGATTTCGTGGTTTGAAGCAACGTGGGGAGCGGAAGTTCCAATGAAGCATTGTGGAAATAGTGCGACTGCTCTTCGCTTTTCAAGTGAGTATTATAATTTGGTACGTTACGGAATATCTATGTATGGTCTATCACCATCTGAGGAAATAAAGGAACTATTACCTTTCCCACTCAAACAAGCCTTTTCATTATATAGTGAAATAACTCATATTAAAAAGGCTGAAAAAGGTGACGGGATAAGCTATGGCGCAACATATAAATCCCCTGGTGAGGAATGGATAGGTACAATTCCTATTGGATATGCAGATGGTTGGATTAGAGCAAATGCTACTGGAGAAGTATTAGTAAACGGTGAAAGAGTACCAATCGTCGGACGAATATGTATGGATCAAATGATGGTTGCGTTAAAACAGCCTGTACAAATAGGAACGAAAGTGACGATCATAGGAAAACAAGGAAATTCCTTTATTACGATAGATGAAGTGGCTAATCGATTAAACACGATTAATTACGAGATTCCTTGTACGATTGGTTCACGTGTTCCTCGTATTATGGTGGATAAAAAGTAA
- a CDS encoding PP2C family protein-serine/threonine phosphatase, producing MEETRLSMYQSYKEMLTSYIKSKSEHALYSAQQFSKEMMEKDMSPEEMVSLHLSVFKEIVDELPEEVIASFDLLLEVMIGYGLAHQEHLSLRDRQRQLDSELDVAARMQKSLLPNEQIEVDAVDLGVVSVPAGKMSGDYYHYLSDEHGNIGIAVADVIGKGVPAAMCMSMIKYAMDSLPEQRLQPAALLENLNRVVARNIDSDMFITMVYGTYAPREHLFYYASAGHEPGFFYEAATNTFEDLKTKGLVLGVSPKVHYKEFSINMEPGDFIVLLSDGVTECRIHDHFLERSQISSLIGKYKHLPAQAIAENVFRELEKIQDFELKDDFTLLILRRNV from the coding sequence TTGGAGGAGACGAGACTTTCCATGTACCAATCATATAAGGAAATGCTAACTAGCTATATAAAAAGCAAGAGTGAACACGCCTTATATTCGGCGCAGCAATTTAGTAAAGAGATGATGGAAAAAGATATGTCACCAGAAGAAATGGTAAGTCTTCACTTATCTGTGTTTAAAGAAATTGTTGATGAACTCCCTGAAGAAGTGATAGCTTCATTTGATTTATTACTAGAGGTGATGATAGGTTACGGCTTAGCACATCAAGAGCATCTTAGCTTAAGAGATCGCCAAAGACAGCTTGATTCCGAGCTGGATGTCGCAGCTAGAATGCAAAAATCATTACTACCGAACGAACAAATTGAAGTAGATGCAGTTGATTTAGGAGTTGTAAGTGTTCCTGCAGGCAAAATGAGCGGTGACTACTATCATTATTTGTCAGATGAACATGGTAACATAGGCATAGCTGTCGCGGACGTCATTGGAAAAGGCGTTCCCGCGGCGATGTGTATGTCAATGATCAAATATGCTATGGATAGTTTACCAGAACAACGACTCCAGCCTGCAGCACTTTTAGAAAATTTAAACCGAGTTGTTGCCCGGAATATTGATAGTGATATGTTCATTACGATGGTGTATGGGACATATGCTCCGAGGGAACACCTTTTTTATTATGCAAGTGCAGGTCATGAACCAGGCTTTTTTTATGAAGCTGCCACTAACACCTTTGAAGATTTAAAGACGAAGGGCTTAGTGTTAGGAGTTTCCCCTAAAGTTCATTATAAGGAATTTTCTATCAATATGGAGCCTGGGGACTTTATTGTATTACTTTCCGATGGGGTAACGGAGTGTAGAATTCATGATCATTTTTTAGAACGGAGTCAAATTTCAAGCTTGATTGGTAAGTATAAACATTTACCAGCACAAGCAATTGCTGAAAATGTCTTCCGTGAGCTAGAAAAAATACAAGACTTTGAGTTAAAGGATGATTTTACACTTTTAATCTTACGAAGAAATGTTTAA